The Afipia massiliensis genome has a segment encoding these proteins:
- a CDS encoding LrgB family protein, with amino-acid sequence MTDNPFSLWVYLSQTPLLWLTVTLAVYALADAVSLATHRNPLMNPVLHSIWVIGVFLYLTGTSYTTYFGGAQFVHFLLGPATVGLAVPLYENRKLVAAAILPMLAALLVGSATAIVSVMVFAEAAGLPRDIVLALAPKSVTAGVAMGISEMLGANPAITVIATVLTGVMGAIVVTPTMNRLGITDFRARGFAAGLASHGIGTARAFQVDEVAGVFAGIAMGLNALVTSLLVPLAATLLLR; translated from the coding sequence ATGACGGACAATCCATTCTCGCTGTGGGTCTATCTGTCACAGACGCCGCTGCTCTGGCTGACGGTCACGCTGGCCGTCTATGCGTTGGCCGACGCTGTATCGCTTGCGACGCATCGCAATCCCCTGATGAATCCGGTGCTGCATTCGATCTGGGTCATCGGTGTTTTCCTGTATCTCACCGGTACGAGCTACACGACCTATTTTGGCGGCGCGCAGTTCGTCCATTTTCTGCTTGGCCCTGCGACGGTCGGATTGGCGGTCCCGCTTTACGAGAATCGCAAACTCGTCGCGGCGGCGATCCTGCCGATGCTGGCGGCGCTGCTGGTTGGTTCGGCGACCGCAATTGTATCGGTCATGGTGTTCGCCGAAGCCGCCGGGCTGCCGCGGGACATCGTGCTGGCATTGGCGCCGAAGTCCGTCACGGCCGGTGTCGCCATGGGCATCAGCGAAATGCTGGGTGCCAATCCGGCCATCACCGTTATTGCGACGGTCCTTACCGGCGTAATGGGCGCCATCGTGGTCACTCCGACAATGAACCGGCTGGGTATCACTGATTTCCGGGCGCGCGGTTTTGCAGCCGGCCTTGCGTCGCACGGCATCGGCACCGCGCGGGCGTTTCAGGTCGATGAAGTCGCGGGCGTGTTCGCAGGCATCGCGATGGGATTGAATGCGCTGGTGACGTCGCTGCTGGTGCCGCTCGCGGCGACGCTGCTGCTGCGGTGA
- a CDS encoding CidA/LrgA family protein — MIASLSIILICQLIGEVIVRGLRLPLPGPVIGLALLFALMILRDRYTALARGPLRDNAVEGTAKGMLAHLSLLFVPAGVGVVQNLDLLAQRGVAIALVLAASVVVTLLVTAGTFLIISRLMVRRRQSP; from the coding sequence ATGATCGCCAGCCTGAGTATCATTCTGATCTGTCAATTGATTGGCGAGGTGATCGTCCGGGGTTTGCGTCTGCCGCTTCCGGGGCCGGTAATCGGCCTTGCGCTTCTGTTCGCACTCATGATCCTGCGCGATCGTTACACCGCATTGGCGCGTGGACCGCTGCGCGACAATGCCGTGGAAGGAACGGCAAAGGGCATGCTGGCGCATCTCTCGCTGCTGTTTGTGCCGGCGGGCGTCGGTGTGGTGCAGAATCTCGATCTGCTTGCGCAACGCGGCGTCGCCATAGCCCTGGTCCTTGCGGCATCGGTGGTGGTGACGCTTCTTGTCACGGCCGGGACGTTCCTGATCATCAGCCGCCTCATGGTGCGGAGGCGTCAGTCGCCATGA
- a CDS encoding disulfide bond formation protein B, giving the protein MASDAIFKPGYTGRARDPVFVAGAAIAFIAADVLAGAWFFELVLDIRPCPLCFEQRYAYYLAIPLAALIAFGAARNVSRPLLIAGLGALAVIWLANAGLGAYHAGVEWGFWQGPTDCSGPITDLGGGGNLLDGLNKVKVIRCDEVQWRFLGLSLAGYNALISLGLAALALWGIGKSMKSA; this is encoded by the coding sequence GTGGCGAGCGACGCGATCTTCAAGCCGGGATACACGGGGCGTGCGAGGGATCCGGTTTTTGTTGCCGGAGCGGCCATCGCTTTCATCGCGGCCGACGTCCTTGCGGGCGCGTGGTTCTTTGAACTCGTGCTCGATATCAGGCCCTGTCCGCTGTGCTTCGAGCAGCGCTATGCCTATTATCTGGCGATCCCGCTGGCGGCGCTGATCGCGTTCGGAGCCGCCCGTAATGTCTCGCGCCCGCTTCTGATCGCGGGCCTCGGAGCCCTGGCCGTCATATGGCTCGCCAATGCCGGACTCGGCGCCTACCATGCCGGCGTCGAATGGGGCTTTTGGCAGGGCCCGACCGATTGCAGCGGGCCGATCACCGATCTTGGCGGTGGCGGCAATCTGCTGGACGGCCTCAATAAGGTGAAAGTGATCCGCTGCGACGAAGTGCAGTGGCGTTTTCTAGGACTGTCGCTGGCGGGCTACAATGCGCTGATCTCCCTCGGCCTGGCGGCGCTGGCCCTGTGGGGCATCGGCAAATCGATGAAGTCAGCCTGA
- a CDS encoding LssY C-terminal domain-containing protein, with protein MKRVLVALVVVLAVYGAIAYLLLPSFWRHYEHQKKLDGLPMVTATAQGIPADPINVGLVGSSNDVLCAMREAGWVPADPITWRSSLEISGSVLLDRAYPNAPVSPLFYDGRREDLAFEKPVGKSADQRHHIRLWMVLKDGEEKRPVWLGAVTFDRSVGFSRYTGAVTHHIAPDVDAERQLIETDLQAAGMIEARYTVAGVGPTLRGRNGEGDLYYTDGEVWMMRLVEGCIKRTKPPAILEGPAANQLKDTIWKNIVELYRRSQQ; from the coding sequence ATGAAGCGGGTGCTCGTCGCGCTTGTCGTCGTTCTCGCCGTCTACGGCGCGATCGCCTATCTGCTGCTGCCGTCATTCTGGCGGCACTATGAGCATCAGAAAAAACTCGACGGCTTGCCGATGGTGACGGCCACCGCGCAAGGTATCCCAGCCGATCCGATCAATGTCGGGTTGGTCGGATCGTCGAACGACGTTCTCTGCGCCATGCGCGAGGCGGGATGGGTTCCCGCCGATCCGATCACATGGCGTTCCTCTCTGGAAATATCGGGCAGCGTGCTGCTCGACCGGGCCTATCCCAACGCGCCAGTCAGTCCGCTGTTCTACGATGGCCGCCGCGAAGATCTCGCCTTCGAGAAGCCGGTCGGCAAGAGCGCCGACCAGCGGCATCACATCCGGTTGTGGATGGTGCTGAAGGATGGCGAAGAAAAGCGCCCGGTCTGGCTTGGCGCGGTGACGTTCGACCGCAGCGTGGGATTCAGCCGCTACACCGGCGCGGTCACGCATCACATCGCGCCGGATGTCGATGCCGAGCGGCAGCTGATCGAAACCGATTTGCAGGCCGCCGGGATGATCGAGGCACGCTACACCGTGGCCGGGGTTGGTCCCACGCTGCGCGGACGCAACGGCGAGGGCGATCTCTATTACACCGATGGCGAAGTCTGGATGATGCGGCTGGTCGAAGGCTGTATCAAGCGCACCAAACCGCCAGCTATCCTCGAGGGGCCAGCCGCGAACCAGCTCAAGGATACGATCTGGAAAAACATTGTCGAGCTTTATCGGCGCTCGCAGCAATGA